From Herbiconiux flava, one genomic window encodes:
- a CDS encoding NAD(P)-binding domain-containing protein produces MTLPLPARTRVAVIGAGQAGLSVAHHLQRRGLVAGEGFLVLDRGPDAGGAWQHRWEALRLGSAHRVNDLPGMAELGLSFDTADRSRAARDVVTEYYRRYEDAYGLQVRRPVTVSAVRDEEPLLRLDTDHGSLTAEVVVNAGGTWGSPFKPHVRGEEAFLGRQWTTVDYRSAEDFRGRRVVVVGGGTSATNILLELEGVAEATTWVTRRPPEFVEGDGLAAEAGAAAVAVQDRAAREGRALPSIVSGTGLVATPAVKAAVERGVLVAHPMFTSIEPEGVRFADGSFEPADDIVWATGFRAELGHLAPLHLREHGGGIAVEKGRVLRDPRIFLAGYGPQASTIGANRAGRIVANQVLAQLA; encoded by the coding sequence ATGACCCTCCCGCTGCCCGCCCGCACCCGCGTCGCCGTGATCGGCGCCGGTCAGGCCGGGCTGTCGGTCGCCCACCACCTGCAGCGTCGCGGGCTCGTGGCCGGTGAGGGCTTCCTCGTGCTCGACCGGGGCCCGGATGCGGGCGGGGCCTGGCAGCACCGCTGGGAGGCCCTGCGGCTCGGCTCGGCGCACCGCGTGAACGACCTGCCCGGCATGGCCGAGCTCGGACTGAGCTTCGACACGGCCGACCGCAGCCGGGCCGCCCGCGACGTCGTCACCGAGTACTACCGCCGCTACGAGGACGCCTACGGGCTGCAGGTGCGGCGCCCCGTGACCGTGTCCGCCGTGCGCGACGAGGAGCCCCTGCTCCGCCTGGACACCGACCACGGCTCGCTGACCGCCGAGGTCGTCGTGAATGCGGGCGGCACCTGGGGGAGCCCCTTCAAGCCCCACGTGCGGGGCGAGGAGGCCTTCCTGGGGCGTCAGTGGACCACGGTCGACTATCGCAGCGCCGAAGACTTCCGCGGGCGCCGGGTGGTCGTCGTGGGCGGCGGCACGTCGGCCACGAACATCCTGCTCGAGCTGGAGGGCGTGGCCGAGGCAACGACGTGGGTGACACGGCGGCCGCCGGAGTTCGTCGAGGGCGACGGGCTGGCGGCGGAGGCCGGGGCGGCGGCGGTCGCCGTCCAGGATCGGGCCGCGCGGGAGGGCCGGGCGCTGCCGAGCATCGTCAGCGGCACGGGGCTGGTGGCCACGCCGGCCGTGAAGGCGGCGGTGGAGCGCGGGGTGCTGGTCGCGCATCCGATGTTCACCTCGATCGAGCCCGAGGGGGTGCGCTTCGCCGACGGATCGTTCGAGCCGGCCGACGACATCGTCTGGGCGACGGGGTTCCGGGCCGAGCTCGGGCACCTCGCTCCCCTGCACCTCAGGGAGCACGGGGGCGGCATCGCGGTCGAGAAGGGCCGCGTGCTGCGCGACCCGCGGATCTTCCTCGCCGGCTACGGCCCCCAGGCCTCCACGATCGGTGCCAACCGCGCCGGCCGGATCGTCGCGAACCAGGTGCTCGCGCAGCTCGCCTGA